Part of the Natranaerovirga pectinivora genome is shown below.
ACTATTATATTCTAATTTAATCTTTCCATTGTGTCAATACATAACTTATAAAAAATAGGGAAAAATACAATTGAAAATAGAGAGTTAATCCTAATAATAACTTATTATTTCAAAAATAACCATCCTTATACTAAAAAGGAGTGATATAATTCAATGAAAGAAAAAAAATTAGAAGAACTAAAGTATGAAATCAGAACAGACTTAGCCATAGAGGCTAGAGAGTTGGTTCATAAAGATGAGGATATAGAGATTCGAGGCGTAGAAGTAGACGAAGACTTTAATGAATCCATACATTTAAAGACCACAAAAGTAAATATTAAAGATGATCAGGGTTCAAAAGTGATGAATAAGCCTATTGGTAACTATATCACTATGGAATGTGAATTGATGAAAGAAAATGACAGTGAAGTTCATGAGTTATTAATGAAAGAACTGGCTAAACAAATCAGTAGTTTGGTAAAAAACAAAGATAATACAAATCCTCTGATTCTAGTTGTAGGATTAGGAAACAATTGGGTTACACCAGATTCTTTAGGACCTAAGGTTGTATCAAATTTGCTTGTTACTAGACATTTATTTGAACAAATAAAAGACGCTGAATATTTAGAAGCACTAGGAAGAGTAAGTGCCATATCTCCTGGTGTAATGGGTCAAACAGGAATGGAAACTTATGAAATAGTAAAAGGTATTGTAGATGAAGTTAAACCAGATTTAATTATAGCGGTTGATGCCTTAGCTTCTAGAAGAACAAGCAGGGTCAATTCTACAATACAGGTGTCTGATACAGGAATTCATCCTGGTTCAGGGGTTGGTAATAAAAGAAAAGCCATTACAGAAGAAAGTTTAGGAATACCAGTATTAGCCATAGGTGTTCCTACAGTAGTTGATGCAGCAACTATAGTAAACGACACGATGGACAACCTAATAGATGTAATGACACAACATACAAATAATGATAGTATACTAGGTTCCTTAAAAGAGTTTACTAGTGAGGAGAAATATCAGTTAATACAAGAAGTTTTAAATCCTTATATGGGGAATATGTTTGTTACACCAAAAGATATTGATGCAGTTGTAAAAAGAATTAGCTTTATTATTGCAGGAGCAATTAATATAGCATTACATCCAGAAATAGATTACAAAGAAATAACTAGTGCATTGAATTGAGAATCTCTCTATAGAGATTCTTTTTTGCTTTATAGGAAAGTTCTATTTCCTATAAAGTAAAAAGTTGATTAAATGCGCTGCATTTTTCTAACAAAGTTAGAAAAAGCTTGATGCGCAAGAACAAAGGTGACTTCAGATAAGAAGTTAGCAAATGTTTTTTAGAGTGATGAAGTCACTTTGTTCTGCAAAAAAACTAGATAATGAATTAATTTAGTCGCTTATCTTAATTAGTCATAATAAAAGAAGGACTAGAATATTATGTATATAGAAGCTATAACCAACGAATGAAGGTGTGTGAATATGGAGAGAAGAAGATCTATCCAAAGCATTAAAAAAATCAATGTCCTATTGGTGTTAGTAATGATTATTTTGTTCAGTAATATACTCTATAAAGGTTATGAGATATTTGTACCAGATAGCTTTAAAACAATTGGTGCCCAGATAAGAAAAAGTTCAAGTAATTATTTAAGTGAACAAATCTTTGTCAAATCTGTACCCTTATTGAGTTATACATTTAATAATCACTCTGATTTAGTAAAACAAGAAAAACTGCTAGGATATGAGACAAGTTATTTTAAGCGATTTTTCTCAGGGCATATTCCTTTAATAGATTATGTGTTAAAAGAAGAGTCATTACAATATTATACTGTTGCTGAAGTATACCCAAGCATTGAACAATGGCAACAAGAAGATGAAGGGAATAAGAACATTGATATAGCTGAATTAGAGGAGGAAAGTAATCATATAGAAAAACCAATTGAAAACCATATTGTGAAATCATATGCCTATACATTAGAACAGTTAAAAGACTTTAATTTTTTAATGAATAATATGTACACAGTGGATAATAGCATAAGGGTGTCACCTAATGATTTTAATATTGAAAAATGGTTAAGTAATGATATAACAGTAGATTTTTCAAAAGAGGAACCTAAAGTGTTGATTTATCACACCCATTCACAAGAGGCATTTATTGATAGCAGAAAAGGGTTTGTTGAGGACACCGTTGTTGGACTGGGGGTAGAACTGGCTGAGATTTTAAAAAATGACTATGAAATTAATGTTATTCACCACACAGGCGTATATGATTATCCAGTAAGGGATAGAGCTTATGCCAATGCAGTTGGACCAATATCTAGAATATTAGAAGAGAATCCATCCATAGAAATTGTAATTGATTTACATAGAGATGGGGTGCCAGATCACCTTCATTTTGTTACAGAAATTAATGGCAAACAAACAGCAAGAATAATGTTTTTTAATGGCATTAGTAAAACCTTAGTAAATGGAAGAATGGTTGAAAATGGTTATATTCCAAATCCTTATGTTAATGAGAATATGGCCTTAACATTACAAATGCAACTAAAGGCAGCTGAAATTTTTCCAGGTTTTACAAGAAGAATCTACCTTAGAGGCGAAAGGTTTAATCTTCACTTAAAACCAAGGTCATTATTAATTGAAGTTGGCGCCCAAACCAATACAGTGGAAGAAGCGAAAAATGCTATGGCACCTTTAGCACAAATACTATATGAGGTGTTTATAGGCCATTAAATAGGAATAAGAACAGAATGAGACCAATGAATCGATTTTACACTCATAAATCTTAAAAAAAGGTAATAGTATGATATAAGGAAAAAACTTATAAGATAAAGGTTGTGAAACTTAATGGAAAGAAGGAAAACAATACAAAGTAGCAAGGTAACCAATATTATAGTAGTATTAATAATGTTAGTACTTACATTTAATATTATTTACAAAAGTTATGACATCTATTTTCCAGATAGTTTAAAAGGTATAACAACTGAAATATTTAAAGGTACTACGGATTATTTTAGTGAGCAGATACTGATGAAATCAGTACCATTGTTAAGTTACACATTTAATAATCAAGCTTCATTAGAAAAAAAGGAACAATTAAGAGGATATGAGACAAGCTATTTTAAAACATTTTTTTCTGCATATATTCCCTTAATAGATTATGTTCTAAAAGAAGACTCTCCTACTTACCATACCGTTGCAGAATTGTACCCTAATATTGAATTATGGCTCCAGGAGGATGAGGGAGAAAAAGATATGGATTTTGCTGAATTAGAGGAAGATGTGAGTTACAGTGATCAACCCATTGATCAGCAATTGCCTCAATCTTATATATACACATTAGATCAATTACAAGATTTTAATTTTTTAATTAACAATTTTTATACTGTAGATAATACCATTAGAATGGCGGAAAATGATTTTAATGTTAAAAAATGGCTAGGAAAAGATATGACGGTTGATTTAAAAAGTGATGAACCCAAAGTCTTAATTTACCATGCCCATTCTCAAGAAGCATTTGTAGATAGTAGAAAAGGTGTAGTGGATGATACTGTTGTAGGATTAGGTGCATTATTAAAAGAGATTTTAGAAGAAGAGTATGGTGTAAACGTCATTCATCATACAGGGGTCTATGATGTAATAGATGGTAGGTTAGATAGAAGTAGGGCATATGCACTTGCAACAGAGCCTGTGTCAAAAATATTAGCAGAAAACCCTTCCATAGAAGTGGTTATAGATTTACATAGAGACGGTGTTCCAGAACATGTGCGTCTTGTTACAGAGATTGATGGTAAACCAACAGCAAAAATTATGTTTTTTAATGGGATTAGTAGAACATTGGTTAATGGGAAAATGGTCGACAATGCCTATTTTCCAAATCCTTATGTCAATGACAATATGGCTTTAAGTTTGCAAATGCAATTAAAAGCAGCTGAGCTATTTCCAGGTTTTACAAGAAAAATATATATTAAAGGTTATAGATACAATATGCATCTTAGTCCAAAAGCACTCCTTATAGAGGTAGGAGCTCAGAACAATACAGTTAAAGAGGCAAGAAATGCAATGCCACCACTGGCTCAAGTTATATATGAAGTTTTTTTAGGTAAATAATTAATAAATAATTAAAGAAATAATAATAAAAGTAATATAATCTAATAATGATGATTATATTACTTTTTATTATATGAAAAATTATTTCCATAAAAGTAACAAAAAATGGTTTTATATGTGATGAAGTTACTTTCTTATATTAAATATATTGTGTGTGAAAAAACTCTATGCTATAATAACCATCAGTATATACACTCAAGGAGGTCAAATTTCTAATGGCAAAGAATGGACAAGAAAATATTAGAAATTTTTGTATAATAGCACATATAGATCATGGTAAATCAACTTTAGCAGATCGTATTATTCAAAAAACAGGATTGTTAACGGAAAGAGAAATGCAAGAACAGGTTCTAGATAGTATGGATCTAGAAAGAGAAAGAGGTATAACCATAAAGGCTCAAGCTGTAAGATTGGTATACCATGCCAATGATGGGGAAGAGTATGTTTTTAATCTCATTGATACGCCAGGCCATGTGGATTTTAACTATGAAGTATCGAGAAGTTTAGCAGCTTGTGAAGGTGCTATTTTAGTTGTTGATGCAGCTCAAGGTATTGAGGCGCAGACTATGGCTAATGTGTATCTTGCATTAGAACATAATCTAGAGTTACTACCAGTCATTAATAAAATAGATTTACCAAGTGCTGAACCAGAAAGAGTTAAAGGGGAAGTTGAAGACGTTATAGGCTTAGATGCTTCTGATGCACCTTTGATTTCTGCAAAAGAAGGGCGAAATATTGAAGAAGTATTAGAGCAATTGGTGAAAAAAATTCCTGCTCCTAATGGGGATAAAAATGCCCCATTAAAAGCTTTAATATTTGATTCTATGTTCGATCCTTATAAAGGTGTTATTGTATTCTGTAGAATTAAAGAAGGTACTGTAAAAAAAGGTTCTAAAATCAAAATGATGGCAACAAAAAAAGAATTTGAAGTGGTTGAATTAGGATTTTTTGGCGCAGGAAGATTTATTCAGGCAGAAGAATTATCAGCAGGTATGGTTGGTTACATTACAGCCAGTATTAAGAATGTAAAAGACACTAGGGTTGGTGATACAATAACAGAAACTCACAATCCAACAGCAGAAGCATTGCCAGGGTATAAAAAAGTTAACCCAATGGTTTACTGTGGTTTATACCCAGCAGATGGTGCCAAATATCAAGACTTAAGAGATGCATTAGATAAATTACAGTTAAATGATGCAGCCCTTCAATTCGAACCAGAAACATCCATTGCCCTTGGTTTTGGATTTAGATGTGGCTTCTTAGGACTGTTACACATGGAGATCATTCAAGAAAGACTTGAAAGAGAATACAACTTAGATCTAGTAACAACTGCACCAGGTGTTATTTACAAAGTATATAAAACCAACAGTGAAGTGATAGACTTAGCCAATCCATCAGATATGCCAGATCCGTCTCAAATTAGTAAAATGGAAGAACCATTTGTTAAAGCAGAGATTATGGTACCAACAGAATATATTGGTGCTATTATGGATCTTTGTCAAGATCGTCGTGGAGAATACTTAGGTATGGACTATATGGATGATACAAGAGCTATTCTACACTATGAATTGCCTCTGAATGAGATTATTTATGATTTCTTTGATGC
Proteins encoded:
- the gpr gene encoding GPR endopeptidase; protein product: MKEKKLEELKYEIRTDLAIEARELVHKDEDIEIRGVEVDEDFNESIHLKTTKVNIKDDQGSKVMNKPIGNYITMECELMKENDSEVHELLMKELAKQISSLVKNKDNTNPLILVVGLGNNWVTPDSLGPKVVSNLLVTRHLFEQIKDAEYLEALGRVSAISPGVMGQTGMETYEIVKGIVDEVKPDLIIAVDALASRRTSRVNSTIQVSDTGIHPGSGVGNKRKAITEESLGIPVLAIGVPTVVDAATIVNDTMDNLIDVMTQHTNNDSILGSLKEFTSEEKYQLIQEVLNPYMGNMFVTPKDIDAVVKRISFIIAGAINIALHPEIDYKEITSALN
- a CDS encoding stage II sporulation protein P produces the protein MERRRSIQSIKKINVLLVLVMIILFSNILYKGYEIFVPDSFKTIGAQIRKSSSNYLSEQIFVKSVPLLSYTFNNHSDLVKQEKLLGYETSYFKRFFSGHIPLIDYVLKEESLQYYTVAEVYPSIEQWQQEDEGNKNIDIAELEEESNHIEKPIENHIVKSYAYTLEQLKDFNFLMNNMYTVDNSIRVSPNDFNIEKWLSNDITVDFSKEEPKVLIYHTHSQEAFIDSRKGFVEDTVVGLGVELAEILKNDYEINVIHHTGVYDYPVRDRAYANAVGPISRILEENPSIEIVIDLHRDGVPDHLHFVTEINGKQTARIMFFNGISKTLVNGRMVENGYIPNPYVNENMALTLQMQLKAAEIFPGFTRRIYLRGERFNLHLKPRSLLIEVGAQTNTVEEAKNAMAPLAQILYEVFIGH
- the spoIIP gene encoding stage II sporulation protein P, which codes for MERRKTIQSSKVTNIIVVLIMLVLTFNIIYKSYDIYFPDSLKGITTEIFKGTTDYFSEQILMKSVPLLSYTFNNQASLEKKEQLRGYETSYFKTFFSAYIPLIDYVLKEDSPTYHTVAELYPNIELWLQEDEGEKDMDFAELEEDVSYSDQPIDQQLPQSYIYTLDQLQDFNFLINNFYTVDNTIRMAENDFNVKKWLGKDMTVDLKSDEPKVLIYHAHSQEAFVDSRKGVVDDTVVGLGALLKEILEEEYGVNVIHHTGVYDVIDGRLDRSRAYALATEPVSKILAENPSIEVVIDLHRDGVPEHVRLVTEIDGKPTAKIMFFNGISRTLVNGKMVDNAYFPNPYVNDNMALSLQMQLKAAELFPGFTRKIYIKGYRYNMHLSPKALLIEVGAQNNTVKEARNAMPPLAQVIYEVFLGK
- the lepA gene encoding translation elongation factor 4; amino-acid sequence: MAKNGQENIRNFCIIAHIDHGKSTLADRIIQKTGLLTEREMQEQVLDSMDLERERGITIKAQAVRLVYHANDGEEYVFNLIDTPGHVDFNYEVSRSLAACEGAILVVDAAQGIEAQTMANVYLALEHNLELLPVINKIDLPSAEPERVKGEVEDVIGLDASDAPLISAKEGRNIEEVLEQLVKKIPAPNGDKNAPLKALIFDSMFDPYKGVIVFCRIKEGTVKKGSKIKMMATKKEFEVVELGFFGAGRFIQAEELSAGMVGYITASIKNVKDTRVGDTITETHNPTAEALPGYKKVNPMVYCGLYPADGAKYQDLRDALDKLQLNDAALQFEPETSIALGFGFRCGFLGLLHMEIIQERLEREYNLDLVTTAPGVIYKVYKTNSEVIDLANPSDMPDPSQISKMEEPFVKAEIMVPTEYIGAIMDLCQDRRGEYLGMDYMDDTRAILHYELPLNEIIYDFFDALKSRTRGYASFDYELKGYKESKLVKLDVLINKDVVDAFSMIVHESKAYERGRKITEKLKEEIPRHMFEIPIQSAIGNKVIARETIKAMRKDVLAKCYGGDISRKRKLLEKQKEGKKRMRQVGNVEVPQKAFMSVLKLDE